In Nocardioides luti, the DNA window GCAGTGGGACAAGGTCGTCTTCAACTCCGCGACCAGCCCGCTGGCCGCGCTGACCGGCCTCCCCGTCGGTCCGGTCTGCGAGGACCCGGCCCTGCGGGCCCAGGTGGACGCCCTGGTCGCCGAGGCGCTGCAGGTCTGCGCGGCGCTCGGGATCGCGACGTCGGCCGACCCCGCGGCCCTGGTCGCCGAGGCGATCGAGGTCGCCCACGACCACCGGCCGAGCATGCTGCAGGACGTGCTCGCCCGCCGGCCCACCGAGATCGACTGGCTGAACGGCGGCATCGCCGCTCAGGGCCGGCTCGCCGGCGTACCCACCCCGCGCCACGACGCGATGGTCGCCCTCGTCCGCGGCCTCGAGCGCTCGTGGTCGCTTCCTCAGGAGCACTGATGGACCTGACGCACTTCGGCCACGCCTGCCTGCTGGTCGCCACCGACCGCGCCCGGCTGCTGATCGACCCCGGCACGCTCTCGTCCGGCTTCGACGAGCTGTCCGACCTGGACGCCGTCCTGGTCACGCACGAGCACGCCGACCACGTCGACGTCGCCGCCGTACGCCGCCTGCTGACCCGCCACCCCGCGGCGCGTCTCGTCGTCGACTCCTCGACGGCGGTGCAGCTCGCCGGTGAGGACGAGTTCGCCGACGTGCTCGCCGACCGGGTCGAGGTCGCTCAGCCCGGGGACACCCTCACGATCGCGGGGGAGCGGGTCGACGTCCTCGGCGGCACCCACGCCCCGGTCTGGGGTGACGTCCCCGGCTGCCCGAACCTGGCCTACCTCGTCGGCGACGGTGCCTTCCTGCACCCCGGCGACTCCCTCCTCGCCCCGCCCGGCGACGTCGACGTCCTCGCCGTCCCCATCGACGGCCCGTGGCTCAAGCTCGCCGAGGCGGTCGACTGGGTGCGCGCCGTCGGCCCCCGGGTCGCGGTCCCGATCCACGAGGGCGAGCTCACCGACCCGGCGAAGTACGCCGGCATGCTGAGCGCCTTCGTCGGCGAGCGCACCACGGTCCGCCGCCTGCCCCTAGGTGGTTGAGGAGGTCGCGCAGCGACCGTCTCGAAACCACCCTTCGTCGGTCGAGCAGGGCGCGGCCCTCTTCGTTGGTCGAGTAGGGCGCGCAGCGCCCGTATCGAGACGCCGCCCGATCCCTCGAGCAAAGTCATGTAGGTTCATACAACTACATGAGTCTGCTCGAGGAGATCCGATGTCCCAGCGCCCCACCCCGTCCCGCCGGTCCCTCCTGCTCGGCGCCACGCTCGGCCTGCCGGCCACGGCGGTCGTCGCCGGCACCGCAGCCCCGGCCAGCGCCCGCGGTCGCCACGGGCACGGCGGCCACCCCGCCGACCCCGGCGCGGCGGCCGGGCTGGCCCACGGCTGGCACGTCCTGACGGAGGGTGCGCTGGCGGCGGCGGCCTTCCCGGAGCCGATCACGCAGTCCCGCACCTGGGCGGTCAGCTGGCTGGCCGCGGCGCGCGCCACGAAGGGCCAGCGGGGCACCCTCGCCTCGGCGGCGTTCGTCCAGGCGCTCCACGACACGCTCGTCTCCCTCGTGCCGGCCCAGCAGTCCGCCCTCGACGCCGCGCTGGCCAGCTCGCTGGCGACCCTCCCGGCCGGCTCCGCCAAGACGCAGGGTGTCCAGGCGGGCGCGGCAGCCGCCTCGGCCGTGCTGGCCGAGCGCGCGGGCGACGGCACCGACACCCAGTCGGTCAACACGCCGTTCACGCCGGGCCCCGCGGCGCCGGGCGTGTGGCAGCTGACGCCGCCGACCTCCCGCCCGGCCGTCCGGGCCGGCCAGAAGAACGCCAAGCCGTTCTTCCTCACCAGCAGCAACCAGTTCGACCCAGGCCCGCCGCCGGCGCTCGACTCCGCGACGTACCTCCGCGACCTCGCCGAGACCCGCACCCTCGGCCGCGCCGACTCGACCGCGCGGACGCCGGAGCAGTACGCGATCGCCAAGTTCTGGTACCCCGGCATCGCCGGGTTCTCCGCCCAGATCACCCGCCAGCTGATCGCCGCGCAGCCGAAGGCCTCGCTCGCGGAGCTGTCCGAGGTCGTCGCGGTTCTGCACACGACGAGCGTCGACGCGCAGATCGCGCTGGCCCGGACGAAGTACGACTACCTCTTCTGGCGCCCGTTCACCGCGATCACCACCGGCGACGTCGAGCAGGACCCGAGCTGGACGTCCCTCGAGGTCGCGCCGCAGCACCCGGAGTACCCCTCCGGCCACACCCTGCAGGGCGGCGCCCAGCAGACCGTGCTCGAGGCCCTCGTCGGCCGCCGCGCACCCAGCCCCGTCGCCCTCACCAGCTCCAACCTCACCGGCGCCTCGCGTCTCTCCTCCGACTGGGCGACGATCGACCGGGAGATCATCGACGCCCGCGTGTGGGAGGGCGTGCACTTCCGCAACTCCGACCGGGTCGGCTCCGCGCTGGGCAAGAAGGTGGCGGCGTACGGCCTCAAGCACCTGGACCGGATCGGCCTCTGACCTGTTCGTCGGTCGAGAGGGGAGTCTCCTCTGGCGTCGGGGTCTCGATACGGGCGCTGCGCGCCCTACTCGACCAACGAGGGGCGCGCTCGACCAACGAGGGGCCAGGGTCTCGATACGGGCGCTGCGCGCCCTACTCGACCAACGAGGGGCGCGCTCGACCAAAGTGGGGCCGGGGTCTCGATACGGGCGCTGCGCGCCCTACTCGACCAACGAACGGCGCGCTCGACCAACGAGGTGCGCGACCTACTCGACCAACGAGGGCACGTCGCGCCACGAGTGCTCGGGGGAGAAGCCGAGCAGGTCGCGGGCCTTGTCGATCGCGTAGAACGTCTCGTCCGGGCCGAGCTCGCGGCGCACCTCCACGCCGTCGTAGAACCGCTCCCGGATCTCCTGCGTCGTCGCGGACACCGACATGTCGGCGTTGGCGACGTTGAAGACCTCGTAGCCGAGCCCGTCGGTCGTCAGGCAGCGCTGCACCATCTGCCCGAGGTCGCGGACGTCGATGTAGGCGAAGACGTTGCGGCGCCGCAGCGACGGGTCGTCGAGGAAGGCGGGGAACATCTCGGCGTACTCGTGCGGCTCGATGACGTTGTTGATCCGCAGCCCGTAGACGTCCGCCCCGGTGCGCGCGTGGAACGACCGCGCGGTCACCTCGCCCGCGACCTTGGACATCGCGTAGGAGTCCTCCGGGACCGTCGGGTGCTCCTCGTCGACCGGGAGGTAGAGCGGCCGCTGCTCGCCCTGGGCGAAGCAGATGCCGTACGTCGTCTCCGACGACGCGAAGACGACCTTGCGGATGCCGAGCCGGGTCGCGGCCTCGAGGACGTGGTAGGTGCTGAGGATGTTGGCGGCGTACGTCGACGCGTCGGACGTCAGCAGGATCCGCGGGACCGCGGCGAAGTGCACGACCGCGTCGTAGGACGGTTTCTCGGGCAGGTCCAGCTCGTCCATCGTCGCCAGCCCCGCGAGCGCGGAGTAGGTCTCCCCGGCGTCGGTCAGGTCGACCCGGAGGTCGTGGACGTCGGGGTGCCCGAGCGGTGCGAGGTCGGCGTTGGTGACCTGGTGCCCCTGGGAGGCGAGGAAGGGAGCCACGTGCTTGCCGGCCTTGCCGCTGCCGCCAGTGAAGAAGATGCGCATGCGGCATGCGTACCCGTCGATGCCTGAGGCATCCCGGGAAAGGCGTGTGACGTCAGCCCGCCCGGGAGCCGTCGCCCGCGGGCCGGGGGCCGAGCACGGAGTCGAGCAGGCCGGGGAAGACGGCGTCCAGCTCGTCGCGCCGCAGGCTGAGCAGCCGGCCGCGCCCCTTCGGCACGTTGCGCACGACGCCCGCCTCGCGCAGGACCTTGAGCTGGTGGGACTTCGTCGCCTTCGGCACCGGCCCGCCCGTGGCGCTGCAGGCGGCCATGTCCATCGGGCCGTCGACCAGCTGGCGGGCCAGGTCGAGCCGCGCCGGGTCGCTGAGCGCGAACAGCACGTCGGTGAGGGCGACGTCACTCATCTCGGGGTGCTGGAGCTCTGGCGCTGCGGGCATGGTTCGACAATAGTTGAACCAACGGGAGATCTCACGTACGGTTCCCAAGGTTCGAAAAGATTCGAACCATCGCCCCGCGCACCCGGACCCCCGAGGACCCCCCATGACCGTCGCCGCCGACGCCACCGCCCCGGCCGTCCGCAGCCGCACGCCCGGCTTCGTGCTGGCCCTCGGCGCCCTGCTCGCGATGATGGTGGGCGCGAGCGCGCCCTCGCCGTTCTACCCCGTCCTCGAGCGGGAGATCGGCTTCTCGCCGGCCACGCTGACCACGATCTTCGCGGTGTACGCCGTCGCGCTGCTGCTGACGCTGCTCGTCACCGGCTCGCTCTCGGACCACCTCGGTCGCCGTCCGGTGATCTCCGCGGCGTTCGTCCTGCTGGCGCTGAGCATGCTCGTCTTCTGGCACGCCGACTCGGTCGCGCTGCTCGTCCTGGCCCGCGTCGTCCAGGGCGTCGCGAGCGGGCTGCTCCTCTCGTCGCTGACCGCGGCGGTCGTCGACCTCGAGCCCGAGGGCCGGCCCGGTCTCGCCGCGACGTTCAACAGCGTCGTCCCCCTCGCCGGCCTCGCGGTGGGCGCGCTGGTCGGTGGTGCCGTCATCGACGGGGCGGACTCGCCGATGGCCGCGGTGTTCGGCGCGCTGACCGCGGTGTACGTCGTCTTCGCCCTCGCCCTGTGGCTGCTGCCGGAGACCTCGCCGCGCCACGACGGCCTGCTGCGCTCGCTGCGCCCCCGGGTCGGCGTACCCCCCTCGGCCCGTCCCGCCTTCGCGCGCAGCGCCCCGGCGCTCTTCGCCGGCTGGGCCACCGGTGGGCTCTACCTCTCGCTCGGCGCCCCGATCGTCGCCCAGGAGCTCGGGGGAGCGAACCACCTCGAGCAGGGTCTCGTCGTCACCACGCTCACCGGCGTCGGTGCGCTGTCCTGCTTCCTGGCCCGCGACCGCACGTCGCGCCAGATCACGCTCTACGGCACCACGGCCCTCGCCGTCGGCACCGCCCTCACGCTGGTGGCCCTGGCGCTCGGCTCGTACTGGGGCTTCATCGCCGCCGCGATCGTGGCCGGCTCGGGCTTCGGCACGTCGTTCCTCGGCATCATGCGGTCGATCACCCCGACGGTCGCCCCCGACGAGCGCGGCGAGCTGTTCGCCTCGGTCTTCGTCGTCAGCTACCTCGCCTTCGGCATCCCGGCGGTCGTCGCCGGCGTCGTCGCGCCCCACCTGGGCCTCGCCACCACGACGTACGCCTACGGCGGGCTGGTCGTCGTCCTCTCGGGCGCCGCCGCCCTGCTGCGCAAGCTGCGCTCGACCGACTGACGCGGCCGCCGGCTGGCCGACCGGGCTAGTCGGCAGGCAGCGTCAGGTGGCCGTCGGTTCGTCCGCTGCTCCGCCGGGGCCCATGATGGCGGCGTGAGCAAGTTCCTGGACCACGACGCCGCCGTGCTGGTGATGGCCGACAAGCTGGCTGAGGTCAAGCCACGGCTCCGGGGATGGCTCCACGCCGGGTCGGTCCCCCTCGTGGTGGCGGCCGGGATCGTCCTGGTGACGTTGTCCCCGACCGCCGGCACCAAGGTCGGCTCGGCGGTCTTCATCGCGACCGCGCTGCTGCTCTTCGGCGTCTCGGCGACCTACCACCTCGGCACCTGGCAGCCGGCCGTCTGGGCGCTGCTGCGCCGACTCGACCACTCGAACATCTTCATCCTGATCGCCGGCACCTACACCGCCTTCGCGATGCTGCTGCTGGAGGGCAGCGCGCGTGTCTGGCTGCTCGTGGGCATCTGGGGAGGAGCCCTGCTCGGAGTCCTCTTCCGGGTCTTCTGGACGGGCGCCCCGCGGTGGTTGTACACGCCGATCTACATCGGACTCGGCTGGTTCGCCGTCTTCTTCATCCCCGACTTCGTCGACGGCGCCCACCGCATGAGCACCCCGCTGGCGATCGCGACCCTGAGCCTGGTCGTGGCGGGCGGAGTGCTCTACACCCTCGGCGGTGCGGTGTACGGCCTCAAGAGGCCGAACCCGAGCCCCGACTGGTTCGGCTTCCACGAGGTGTTCCACGCCCTCACGGTCCTGGCCTTCATCGCGCACTACCTCGGCATCTCTCTGGCGACGTACGCCCTGCGCTGACCGCGACCCTCCGCCGGACCGTCCCTCCTACTCGGCCCCGGGGAACCCCTGCTGCCGCCAAGCCTCGTAGGTCACCACGGCCGCCGAGTTCGACAGGTTCAGCGACCGGCGGCCGGGCACCATCGGGATCCGCAGCCGGTCGGTGACCCGGGGGTGGTCCAGGGCCTCGGCGGGCAGGCCGGTCGGCTCGGGGCCGAAGAGGAGGACGTCGCCGGGCTCGAAGGCGACGTCGGTGAACCAGCGGGTGGCGTGCGCGGTGAAGGCGAAGACCCGCGAGGAGGCCAGCGCAGGGGTGGCCAGGGCGGCGTCGAGGTCCGGGTGGACGACCACCGAGGCGAGGTCGTGGTAGTCCAGGCCTGCCCGCTTCAGCTGCGGCTCGGACAGGTCGAAGCCGAGGGGCTCGACCAGGTGGAGGGTGGCACCGGTGCCGGCGACCATCCGGATCGCGTTGCCCGTGTTGGGCGGGATCCGGGGCTCGAGGAACATCACGTGGAGCACGCCTCAACGTATCCCGGCGTCCGGCGCCGCCCGCACGGCGCATGACAGGTGTCATGCGCAGGTGGTGACACCGTCCCCGGGGCACGGCGGCGACCGGCCAGCAGGCTGGAGCCATGACAGCACCAGCACTGCAGGCGACCGGCCTGACGAAGACGTTCCGCGGCCCGGGCGGCGAGACCGTCACCGCCGTCGACGGCATCGACCTGACGATCGGCTCCGGCGAGATCGTGGCGTTCCTCGGCCCGAACGGCGCCGGCAAGACCACGACCGTCGACCTGTTCCTCGGGCTGACCTCGCCGACGAGCGGCACGATCGAGGTGTACGGCGGGGCGCCGCACCGGGCCGTCGCGGACGGTCGGGTCTCGGCCGTCATGCAGACCGGCGGGCTGCTGCCGGACTTCACGGTGGGGGAGACGGTCCAGGCGATCGCGGCCCTCCACGGCCGGCCCGAGCGGGTCGACGTGGTCATCGAGCGTGCCGGCCTCGGCCCGCTGGCCAAGCGGCTGGTCAAGGCGTGCTCGGGCGGTGAGCAGCAGCGGCTGAAGTTCGCCCTCGCGCTCGTCCCCGACCCGGACCTGGTGATCCTCGACGAGCCGACCACCGGCATGGACGTCGGCGCCCGGCAGGAGTTCTGGGACACGATGCGCGCGGACGCCGCCGACGGCCGCACGATCGTCTTCGCGACGCACTACCTGGCCGAGGCCGACGCGTTCGCCGACCGCACGGTGCTGATGGCCGGCGGCCGGATCATGGCCGACGGCCCGACGGCGGAGGTCCGCGCGGCGTACGGCGGCCAGACCATGACCCTGCGTCCGCCCGCCGAGGTCGTCGGGCCGCACGGCATCGACCCCGCGTGGCTGGCCCGGGTCCGGGCCGCGGTCGCTCCGCTCGGCATCACCGACGTCGAGGTCAGCAGCGCCAGCCTGGAGGCGGCGTTCCTCGCCCTGACCGGCGACCCGACGACCCCCACGACCCGCACCACCCGGCCCGAGGAGGCCCTGCGATGACCACGACGACGATCCCCGACCTGTCGACGGCGACCACCCGGCGTACGCCCCGGCCCCGCGCCGTCGCCTACGCCCGCCTCGACCTCAAGCGCCAGATCCGCGACCGGATGGGAATGTTCTTCATCGTCGCGCTGCCGGCGTTCCTCTTCTTCGTGTTCGGGATGGGCGACGACGAGGCGTACGGCAGCGCGAACGTCGCGATGTACGTCATGGTCTCGATGGCCGCCTACGGCGCCGTCACCGCGACCACGACCGTCGCCGGCGCGGCGGCGACCGAGCAGACGATGGGCTGGGGGCGCCAGCTGGCGCTGACCCCCTTCAGCCCCTGGGCGTTCGTGGCCGTCAAGACCGCCGTGGCGATGCTGGTGGCGGCCGTCCCGATCGCGCTGATCTACGCCATCGGCGCGGCCACCGGCTCGTCCGGCAACGCGGTCGACTGGCTGGCCAGCGCCGGCACCGTGTGGCTCGGCTCGGCCCTCTTCGCGGTCTACGGGCTGGCCGTCTGCCTGCACTTCAAGGGCGAGAACGCCGCCGGCATCGCGTCCGGGCTGATCGTGATCATGAGCTTCCTCGGCAACGTCTTCACGCCGATGGACGGGCTGATCCTGGCGATCGGGCGGTTCACGCCGCTGTACGGCTACGCCGGGTTGGCGCGCTACCCGATCTCCGAGGGCTACCTCCCGAACGACGCCGGCCACGACTCCGTGTGGCTGCTGCTCGCTAACGTGTGCGCGTGGACGCTGATCTTCGCGGGCCTCGCGGTGTGGGGACTTCGCCGACGCCGCGAGCGGGTGTGACCACCTGCGCCGCGCCGACCGACCCCGTCCGCTCGCCCTGGGAGCGCTTCGGCTGGGTGGTCGCCGCCATCTGGCTGGTCTTCCTGGCCTACCCCGTCGGCGAGGTGCTGCAGACCGACGCGTCGGTGCCGGCGCAGGTGCTGACGCTCACGCTGATCGCGGCGTACGCCGGGGTGTACCTCCTCGGCTGGGCCGTGTGGCGCCCGCACGCGCTCGCGATCTGGGTCGCGATGATCGCGCTCGGCGCCGCCACCGTGCCGGTCATCGGCATCGAGTCGATCGGCCTGACGCCGTACCTCGGCGCGTTCTCCGCGCTCATGGTCCCCGCCCCCTGGTGGAAGGCCACCACGGTCGTCAGCGCGCTGCTGCCGGTGCTGTCGCTCGTCGACGGCGACTTCCCGGCGTTCTTCTTCCTCATGGTGTGGCCGATCATCGGGTTCTGCGCGGCGATGCGGGTCTTCTCCGAGCTCGACGGGCGCGCCGACGCCGCCCGCGCCGAGCTCGCGCTGGTCGCCGAGCGCGACCGGGTCGCCCGTGACGTGCACGACGTCCTCGGCCACTCGCTGACGGTCCTGTCGATCAAGGCCGAGCTCGCGTCCCGGCTGATCGAGGTCGACCCCGAGCGGGCCCGGGCCGAGCTCACCTCCATCCAGGAGACGGCGCGTCAGGCGCTCGCCGAGGTGCGCTCGACGGTCGGCGGCCTGCGCGCGGCCAGCCTCGAGGCCGAGCTCGCCGCCGCGCCCCGGATGCTCGCCGACGCCGGCATCGAGACGCGCGTGGTC includes these proteins:
- a CDS encoding MBL fold metallo-hydrolase — encoded protein: MDLTHFGHACLLVATDRARLLIDPGTLSSGFDELSDLDAVLVTHEHADHVDVAAVRRLLTRHPAARLVVDSSTAVQLAGEDEFADVLADRVEVAQPGDTLTIAGERVDVLGGTHAPVWGDVPGCPNLAYLVGDGAFLHPGDSLLAPPGDVDVLAVPIDGPWLKLAEAVDWVRAVGPRVAVPIHEGELTDPAKYAGMLSAFVGERTTVRRLPLGG
- a CDS encoding vanadium-dependent haloperoxidase, which gives rise to MSQRPTPSRRSLLLGATLGLPATAVVAGTAAPASARGRHGHGGHPADPGAAAGLAHGWHVLTEGALAAAAFPEPITQSRTWAVSWLAAARATKGQRGTLASAAFVQALHDTLVSLVPAQQSALDAALASSLATLPAGSAKTQGVQAGAAAASAVLAERAGDGTDTQSVNTPFTPGPAAPGVWQLTPPTSRPAVRAGQKNAKPFFLTSSNQFDPGPPPALDSATYLRDLAETRTLGRADSTARTPEQYAIAKFWYPGIAGFSAQITRQLIAAQPKASLAELSEVVAVLHTTSVDAQIALARTKYDYLFWRPFTAITTGDVEQDPSWTSLEVAPQHPEYPSGHTLQGGAQQTVLEALVGRRAPSPVALTSSNLTGASRLSSDWATIDREIIDARVWEGVHFRNSDRVGSALGKKVAAYGLKHLDRIGL
- a CDS encoding NAD-dependent epimerase/dehydratase family protein, with the protein product MRIFFTGGSGKAGKHVAPFLASQGHQVTNADLAPLGHPDVHDLRVDLTDAGETYSALAGLATMDELDLPEKPSYDAVVHFAAVPRILLTSDASTYAANILSTYHVLEAATRLGIRKVVFASSETTYGICFAQGEQRPLYLPVDEEHPTVPEDSYAMSKVAGEVTARSFHARTGADVYGLRINNVIEPHEYAEMFPAFLDDPSLRRRNVFAYIDVRDLGQMVQRCLTTDGLGYEVFNVANADMSVSATTQEIRERFYDGVEVRRELGPDETFYAIDKARDLLGFSPEHSWRDVPSLVE
- a CDS encoding ArsR/SmtB family transcription factor; this translates as MPAAPELQHPEMSDVALTDVLFALSDPARLDLARQLVDGPMDMAACSATGGPVPKATKSHQLKVLREAGVVRNVPKGRGRLLSLRRDELDAVFPGLLDSVLGPRPAGDGSRAG
- a CDS encoding MFS transporter → MTVAADATAPAVRSRTPGFVLALGALLAMMVGASAPSPFYPVLEREIGFSPATLTTIFAVYAVALLLTLLVTGSLSDHLGRRPVISAAFVLLALSMLVFWHADSVALLVLARVVQGVASGLLLSSLTAAVVDLEPEGRPGLAATFNSVVPLAGLAVGALVGGAVIDGADSPMAAVFGALTAVYVVFALALWLLPETSPRHDGLLRSLRPRVGVPPSARPAFARSAPALFAGWATGGLYLSLGAPIVAQELGGANHLEQGLVVTTLTGVGALSCFLARDRTSRQITLYGTTALAVGTALTLVALALGSYWGFIAAAIVAGSGFGTSFLGIMRSITPTVAPDERGELFASVFVVSYLAFGIPAVVAGVVAPHLGLATTTYAYGGLVVVLSGAAALLRKLRSTD
- the trhA gene encoding PAQR family membrane homeostasis protein TrhA; translated protein: MSKFLDHDAAVLVMADKLAEVKPRLRGWLHAGSVPLVVAAGIVLVTLSPTAGTKVGSAVFIATALLLFGVSATYHLGTWQPAVWALLRRLDHSNIFILIAGTYTAFAMLLLEGSARVWLLVGIWGGALLGVLFRVFWTGAPRWLYTPIYIGLGWFAVFFIPDFVDGAHRMSTPLAIATLSLVVAGGVLYTLGGAVYGLKRPNPSPDWFGFHEVFHALTVLAFIAHYLGISLATYALR
- a CDS encoding TrmH family RNA methyltransferase; the encoded protein is MLHVMFLEPRIPPNTGNAIRMVAGTGATLHLVEPLGFDLSEPQLKRAGLDYHDLASVVVHPDLDAALATPALASSRVFAFTAHATRWFTDVAFEPGDVLLFGPEPTGLPAEALDHPRVTDRLRIPMVPGRRSLNLSNSAAVVTYEAWRQQGFPGAE
- a CDS encoding ABC transporter ATP-binding protein — translated: MTAPALQATGLTKTFRGPGGETVTAVDGIDLTIGSGEIVAFLGPNGAGKTTTVDLFLGLTSPTSGTIEVYGGAPHRAVADGRVSAVMQTGGLLPDFTVGETVQAIAALHGRPERVDVVIERAGLGPLAKRLVKACSGGEQQRLKFALALVPDPDLVILDEPTTGMDVGARQEFWDTMRADAADGRTIVFATHYLAEADAFADRTVLMAGGRIMADGPTAEVRAAYGGQTMTLRPPAEVVGPHGIDPAWLARVRAAVAPLGITDVEVSSASLEAAFLALTGDPTTPTTRTTRPEEALR
- a CDS encoding ABC transporter permease, which codes for MTTTTIPDLSTATTRRTPRPRAVAYARLDLKRQIRDRMGMFFIVALPAFLFFVFGMGDDEAYGSANVAMYVMVSMAAYGAVTATTTVAGAAATEQTMGWGRQLALTPFSPWAFVAVKTAVAMLVAAVPIALIYAIGAATGSSGNAVDWLASAGTVWLGSALFAVYGLAVCLHFKGENAAGIASGLIVIMSFLGNVFTPMDGLILAIGRFTPLYGYAGLARYPISEGYLPNDAGHDSVWLLLANVCAWTLIFAGLAVWGLRRRRERV
- a CDS encoding histidine kinase, which gives rise to MTTCAAPTDPVRSPWERFGWVVAAIWLVFLAYPVGEVLQTDASVPAQVLTLTLIAAYAGVYLLGWAVWRPHALAIWVAMIALGAATVPVIGIESIGLTPYLGAFSALMVPAPWWKATTVVSALLPVLSLVDGDFPAFFFLMVWPIIGFCAAMRVFSELDGRADAARAELALVAERDRVARDVHDVLGHSLTVLSIKAELASRLIEVDPERARAELTSIQETARQALAEVRSTVGGLRAASLEAELAAAPRMLADAGIETRVVGTVADTDPRHRTLLAWVLRESLTNVVRHARASTVSIELSPQGLVVADDGVGCSAAEGNGRRGMRERVLASGGTLDVTGSTGSGGTRVQVLLP